In Perca fluviatilis chromosome 3, GENO_Pfluv_1.0, whole genome shotgun sequence, the following proteins share a genomic window:
- the slc39a1 gene encoding zinc transporter ZIP1 isoform X2: MEYLLQVKIGALIGLLLLTLLFGFIPARVKWFRDTNGSEIHRTVLSLISCFAGGVFLAACLLDIIPDYLSDINAELQAQKISFPLPEFIMAAGFFMVLILERIVLNCRETRGAQEERAPLIPDTNRHGHGHGTGPDLESSGHHVHVDFQAHSPFRSFMLFLSLSLHSVFEGLAIGLQSTDSKVLEICIAILVHKSIIVFSLSVKLVQSAVRPLWVAAYIGVFAMMSPIGIGIGISVTEAHLAAGALIQAILEGLAAGTFIYITFLEILPHELNSPGKQLLKVLFILLGFSVMASLTFLG, translated from the exons ATGGAATACCTGCTTCAGGTGAAAATAGGCGCTCTGATCGGTTTATTGCTCTTAACTCTTCTTTTTGGATTTATCCCTGCTCGAGTCAAATGGTTCAGAGACACAAACGGGTCAG AAATCCACCGCACAGTTCTGAGTCTGATCAGCTGTTTTGCCGGAGGGGTTTTCCTGGCAGCATGTCTGCTCGACATTATTCCAGATTATCTGTCAGACATCAACGCAGAGCTGCAAGCTCAGAAG ATCAGTTTCCCCTTGCCAGAGTTCATCATGGCTGCCGGCTTCTTCATGGTCCTCATACTGGAGAGGATTGTCCTGAACTGTCGGGAGACGAGAGGGGCTCAGGAGGAGAGGGCACCCCTTATACCGGACACCAACAGGCATGGACACGGCCATGGAACAGGTCCAGATCTGGAGAGCAGCGGCCACCACGTCCACGTTGACTTTCAGGCTCACTCCCCCTTTCGCTCCTTCatgcttttcctctctctctcgctccacTCGGTTTTTGAGGGTCTTGCTATCGGCCTGCAGAGCACGGACTCAAAG GTATTAGAGATCTGCATCGCTATACTTGTCCACAAGAGCATCATAGTGTTCAGCCTGTCTGTGAAGCTGGTCCAGAGCGCAGTTCGTCCATTATGGGTGGCTGCTTACATCGGAGTGTTCGCCATGATGTCGCCTATAGGAATCGGCATTGGCATCAGCGTGACGGAGGCTCATCTAGCGGCTGGAGCACTCATCCAGGCCATCCTGGAGGGGCTTGCCGCAGGGACGTTTATTTACATCACCTTTCTAGAGATCCTCCCACATGAGCTCAACTCCCCCGGGAAGCAGCTTCTCAAGGTGCTCTTCATCCTGCTGGGCTTCAGCGTCATGGCATCGCTGACGTTTCTGGGCTGA
- the rlbp1a gene encoding retinaldehyde-binding protein 1a — translation MAAIGSYRMVSEEEQAMRSKLENLSVKDHGPVFGPCHKLPGHTVQKAKDELSETDERRASTLKDLRVMMKERAAEGDDLAKLVLEHFGDKPDSLILRFLRARKFEVVRAHELMKGYVRFRKEYPELFENLTPEAVRSTIEAGYPVVLPSRDKYGHVVLLFNIENWDLEEITFDEILRAYCVILEKLLENEETQINGFVLIENFKGFTMQHASGIKPTELKKMVDMMQDSFPARFKAVHVTHQPWYFTTTYNVVKPFMKSKLLERVFVHGDELDNYFKEFDADILPADFDGKASVADCQAIATKLFGSEDTAL, via the exons ATGGCTGCT ATTGGGTCTTACCGTATGGTGTCAGAGGAGGAGCAGGCCATGAGGTCTAAGCTGGAGAATTTGTCAGTGAAGGATCATGGGCCAGTGTTTGGGCCGTGCCACAAACTGCCTGGACACACTGtgcaaaag GCGAAGGATGAGCTGAGTGAGACAGATGAGAGGCGGGCGTCGACACTGAAGGACCTGCGAGTCATGATGAAGGAGAGAGCAGCGGAGGGAGACGATTTGGCCAAACTGGTGCTGGAGCACTTCGGGGACAAACCGGACTCTCTGATCCTGCGTTTCCTCAGAGCTCGCAAGTTTGAGGTTGTCAGAGCCCACGAGCTCATGAAGG GTTATGTGCGCTTCAGGAAGGAGTATCCCGAGCTGTTTGAGAATCTGACCCCAGAGGCAGTCCGCAGCACCATCGAGGCGGGTTACCCTGTGGTACTGCCCAGCAGGGACAAGTATGGCCACGTAGTCCTGCTCTTCAACATCGAGAACTGGGACCTGGAGGAGATCACATTCGATGAG ATCTTAAGAGCGTACTGTGTGATCCTGGAGAAGTTGCTGGAGAATGAGGAAACCCAGATCAATGGCTTTGTCCTGATTGAGAATTTCAAGGGCTTCACCATGCAGCACGCCTCAGGAATAAAGCCGACCGAGCTCAAGAAGATGGTGGACATGATGCAG GACTCTTTCCCTGCGCGTTTCAAGGCGGTCCACGTTACTCACCAGCCCTGGTACTTCACCACCACATACAACGTGGTCAAACCCTTCATGAAGAGCAAGTTGCTGGAGAGG GTCTTTGTTCACGGCGACGAGCTGGACAACTACTTCAAAGAATTCGACGCAGACATCCTGCCAGCAGATTTTGATGGGAAAGCCTCTGTTGCAGACTGCCAGGCTATCGCCACCAAGCTTTTTGGCTCTGAAGACACTGCTCTCTGA
- the slc39a1 gene encoding zinc transporter ZIP1 isoform X1, with protein sequence MEYLLQVKIGALIGLLLLTLLFGFIPARVKWFRDTNGSEIHRTVLSLISCFAGGVFLAACLLDIIPDYLSDINAELQAQKVEISFPLPEFIMAAGFFMVLILERIVLNCRETRGAQEERAPLIPDTNRHGHGHGTGPDLESSGHHVHVDFQAHSPFRSFMLFLSLSLHSVFEGLAIGLQSTDSKVLEICIAILVHKSIIVFSLSVKLVQSAVRPLWVAAYIGVFAMMSPIGIGIGISVTEAHLAAGALIQAILEGLAAGTFIYITFLEILPHELNSPGKQLLKVLFILLGFSVMASLTFLG encoded by the exons ATGGAATACCTGCTTCAGGTGAAAATAGGCGCTCTGATCGGTTTATTGCTCTTAACTCTTCTTTTTGGATTTATCCCTGCTCGAGTCAAATGGTTCAGAGACACAAACGGGTCAG AAATCCACCGCACAGTTCTGAGTCTGATCAGCTGTTTTGCCGGAGGGGTTTTCCTGGCAGCATGTCTGCTCGACATTATTCCAGATTATCTGTCAGACATCAACGCAGAGCTGCAAGCTCAGAAGGTGGAG ATCAGTTTCCCCTTGCCAGAGTTCATCATGGCTGCCGGCTTCTTCATGGTCCTCATACTGGAGAGGATTGTCCTGAACTGTCGGGAGACGAGAGGGGCTCAGGAGGAGAGGGCACCCCTTATACCGGACACCAACAGGCATGGACACGGCCATGGAACAGGTCCAGATCTGGAGAGCAGCGGCCACCACGTCCACGTTGACTTTCAGGCTCACTCCCCCTTTCGCTCCTTCatgcttttcctctctctctcgctccacTCGGTTTTTGAGGGTCTTGCTATCGGCCTGCAGAGCACGGACTCAAAG GTATTAGAGATCTGCATCGCTATACTTGTCCACAAGAGCATCATAGTGTTCAGCCTGTCTGTGAAGCTGGTCCAGAGCGCAGTTCGTCCATTATGGGTGGCTGCTTACATCGGAGTGTTCGCCATGATGTCGCCTATAGGAATCGGCATTGGCATCAGCGTGACGGAGGCTCATCTAGCGGCTGGAGCACTCATCCAGGCCATCCTGGAGGGGCTTGCCGCAGGGACGTTTATTTACATCACCTTTCTAGAGATCCTCCCACATGAGCTCAACTCCCCCGGGAAGCAGCTTCTCAAGGTGCTCTTCATCCTGCTGGGCTTCAGCGTCATGGCATCGCTGACGTTTCTGGGCTGA